tgtaatgtctttattaattatgcaaatattaggtattaattagaataacgcacattttggtatatgcacctggccaagggatatctccACCTCCAACATGATtgtcttttctagtatttaggaactgatgcatctacccgtgtttcttaagacaggtactttaccagtgtttgtgtagcatttagcaacagctatatcaacttgcgtgtagatagtgtttataatgagaaactattattcacggttgtttttgttagtgctttggaaatgtttccagcacaagaaagaaaacactgtgacaaattgaaaacatatagctgacgtattccgtaccatagacggtgttgatttatacgttcgcagtagcactgttttatgccacctcagctgcaaaaattgtctttttttcatttcaatgtcatgtttgcaccgaacaatataatattgactttcgaggtatgacatcttacggtacggtaataaggtgccatataggtaccaggtaacacaccatatacgttactccccaggtgcagtatagtaccaggtagcgcacctgtaatatgtagtagccagctgctctgggagggggggggggcgaaaacgctaaaggggggctaaaacgctagtgatctcgccccccgggggggcgagatcgccgggggggggggggcgagatcgctgtcacaccggtacccacccctagtgtatTGCATTCTTTTATGTGCTCTCCTTGAGTACACAACCGCCATTGATGTCCCATCTGAGAGTACCAATGctatgtaaatgcatttaagctcgtaggggatttaatttcgtggtagccgGAAAAattgaattactgtaaatgcagaaatttttgccgtggttttaagtttgcggtagcaccatgcactgtagttgcttactgccatgggaaaatgtttgcgatggtcTTAAGTTCACAGTGAATTGACAACGtgaaaccatgaacataaaaccaccgcaaaaatttctgcatttacagtaattcaatTTTTACGTCTGCCTCTCTTCACATCACAAAGGAATGATATGTTGGGACAAGATACAGAAAAAGATTAAAAGGCATTGCTGAAGAATATGACTTTAATGACAAACCCAAGGAAAAGACATTCAAAATACAACAACCATAATTccttatactacatgtatacaaattatGACCACATCTTTAAGTTCTATAAGTTGTTTCTGGAAGGTTAAAAGAACTGTAAAAGAATCTCTTTACCAAACTATTGTTTGATACAAATAAAGTCTCTTACTTAAAGTCTCCTTCTTTAGTTTGGTTAAGCAACTGTAATTGCAGCATCATAAATGTATTATTTTACCACCATCCATGTTAAAAACCTACAGAATCTGATATTCTTATATAATAAGTTATAATATACAAATAATAACTCCAGTAAACAACTATTGGCTCCATTTAAGGAAGAAATTTTACATCAGACATTCTAATTCTAAAGTACTGTTAACTTTGGTCCCAAAGGTATACAGTATGCATTAAATTGGCATAGCAAAAAACATTATAATGATAACATTAACCCCCCAAGTGCCAAGGACCTGAGAGGAAAGTAGTCTAGGGAAAATGTTTTGTACTAGCAATTCTATTTACTTAATATACGTTTACAGCTAATTCCAGACTATATACAGCTACCAATGACTGTAACCATTTCCACAAAGTTTAGTAATATAATCTTGAATACACACTGTACAAGCACTTCTGTGTAAAACACATAGTTTACAATATTCTTCAACAAATTTACACTCTTGGTCCCATTAACACTTACTGCAGCTTCAGTAGAATTAACCAGTACAAAAGAAAGTGCAGGTCCTTTGATTTGATACGTTCACTTCACTGTTTGTTAAAGTTAGCAAGAGCAGTTCAGTTCAAACCAATAAAATTAGTTGGTTCTCGTAAGATTAAAAGGAAAAGTCTTAAAAGAATGATCACATGCAAGTTATCCTCACTACCTTTTTTTATCGTCAGCTCCTTCCAAAATTTGTTCGATTGTTCAATTTTTCTAAATGTCCAACAACTGAAGGAAGGAATCATAGTCCAATGCAATATAAAGTATATCTGTCATGAtatatccttgttttttttttcatttcaacatttgttttgataagTCCTTAATCTTTCTGCCATTTTATGTGGATCATTTCCCTGTTAGTTCTGgcaaatttgatttaaaaaattgttATTAGATCTCCAGCAATTGTACCATGTAAGCAgatttacaacttacaagtactggaaagtttcaaattgtactgtaCTATATTCCTGCAAATCCATACATGGCCCCTAGGGGGCACTGGTGAGTTGGAAACACTTttgttgttggtgtgtgtgtatgtctcacTCCCTAGTTAAAAAGGGACTAACAATTGTTATTAACAATTAACAATATTAACAATCCAATATAACAATTGATTGTCTACAAAGACGAAAAGTATAATAAATAATGTCAACCTAGTAAAGTGCATGGGTTGGAAATTTATACAGCATGCAAACTACAGTCAAGTTCAACCTAGgagataaaacctccttggttcaacaGACTAAATAGCAAATTTGCATTAAGGTACATGACTTTTGTGCGGGTTGTGGTACATTCTAGCGATCCGTATCAGAATTGCCAGATTCACCAAAAAAGGCTGTATTCTTTataaatatcataatcataatgtaATTAAGAACTATTCCCATCTGACACCATTTCAAACAATTACTAGgaatttaacaattttacattaCAACACAAGATATGTTACCTTCACTATATTGCACATTGGGATTGACACAATACCCACTAACTTTACCCActcataaacaaaaaaatatttaaattgAGCTAAATTGTTTGCAGTGAATGGCAGAGTTTTCTCCTTGTCATTTCATGTGTAGTGCATTTTacacttttatttcagaaagcATTAATTTAACAAATccaggtacatttgtaatacTAACCCTAGAACAGTGTCACCATAACACTATATGTAAAAGCTTGTTTGGATGACTTGCAGTGTTAATGCATAGGACCCTATTTGTTTTGTCTAAAACATGTGAAATAGGCCCCAAAACACGTTTTATAGTGTTTTACAGCTTATAACAGATTTTCAGATGTCATTGTCCCATGATTTTTGTTGACGGACTGTTCTACAGTTGTACGTTAAGTGCGGCAGTCTTCAAGAGCGCGCTCCTCTCGTCTCCTCCTGACATGAACAATACGGTAGGTTACAGCACTGCTGCAGCCACGGTACAAACATCAACTTCAACGGCGCAAACTGGTTTGGCGCCGGACTAACGGACCTCCTGTGTGCGTCTACGCCACTTTTGATGCTTCTGACGATGTCTTGGTATTTTTTGTCGGAGGAAATTTCGATGAGGTTGTCCTCGGTGGGGTCCTGAGCGATGTCATACAGTAGTGGAGGATCGTGGTGAGTGACGTAACCGTCGTAACAGTAGCAGACCAGGGTGTCGAAGCACCCCATGGTCCCTGGGGTCCAGTTAGGCGTGGTGAAGTGAACCTTCCAAGTACTGTTACCTGTATCAAACAGTTTACACAAtttacactcagcacaaaaagttcatAAACATGAATTTTATCTGATTCAATAATCTAATCATTCTGTTATTACTGGGGTCCAGTTAGGCATTACGTAAGTGACATGAACCTTCCAAGTACTGTTACCTGTACCAAACAGGAGAATACTTGATGAGGCAACAACaatcagcacaaaaagtttagAAATTTGAATTTTATCAATCATTTTCTGTTATTACAAGGGTACAGCTAGGCGTGGTTAAGTGAACCTTCCAAGCGctgttacctgcaccaaacagaAGAATACTTGATGAGACAACAACAATCTACACAAAAAGTTCAGAAACTGGAATTTTATCAATCATTATCTGTCATTACTGGGCTTCAGTTAGGCGTGGTTAAGTGAACCTTTCAACAGTTGAACTGctgttacctgcaccaaacaggAGAATACTTGATGAGACAACAACAATCAACAcaaaaagttcagaaacttgGATTTTATTAATCGTTATCTGTTATTACTGGTGTCCAGTTAGGCCGGTGAAGTGAACCTTCCAAGTAGTTACCTAGTGTACCAAACAGTAGAATACTTGATGAGACAACAACAATCTACACTCAGCACACAAAGTTCAGAAACTTGACTTTTATAAATCATTATCTGTTATTACTGGTGTCCAGTTAGGGGTGGTAAAGTGAACCTTCCAAATGCTGTTACCTGTAGCAAACAGGAGTGCAAACAACAATCGACACTCAGCAAAAAAAGTTCAGAAATTTGAATTTTATCAATCATTATCTTTTATTAATGGGTTCAGAAGTTCAGAAACTTAAATTTAATCAATCACATCATATGTTTATCAATTCATCAATTATCCTAAATATTATGTATCAATGATTTTTACTGTTCTACTGTTTCTGAATCTATTGTTAGGTATCCAATACtctttacatgtatttggttaTTTGTTCATCCTTCCAGACAAATtagatttttatttatttttcattcacacgctcacatcagttttggggttcccaaagCATGTCATCcgaataatcaaatcaacatggcctaagggaAGACTTCAGCCTACATAGACGGCACCTGGCAGTCTGCCATCAGACACAACTCTATATGCAAGCGCATGTCTAACACTCACAAGATGGGAACAGTAGATATTGAACCGGAAAGAGAGTTAGTGAGAGGAAGGCCATGGCGATCTggttacatggatgacatcatctgggatCCCAAAAACGAATAAAAAGACAGTTTGGCAAAAAAGCAGCCTTTATAATCTATATCAATAAAATCTACATGGCCAGGAAGgttcaacacatacatgtatgggataccaaacaataaattcttcagttttgttctttcacattttcttctttgaccttggaattgagaTTAGCATTACCATTCATTACCATtcatataactgttacattagtttagtatatgttttccgatattttttttaaGTCTAAGGCACagtttgcagctgctttgtatgatttacagtaaggtcaaaaacttttgtttttggaaacggctgaaaattgatgcatgcccggatgtcatccatataatcaaatcaacatgaatGCCTAAAGTAAATGAAAAGTTGCTGACCTTGCCTGGGTCTGTACCTAGCAGCATGTATCCATGTACCACAGTAGTGGAAGAGAAACTCGTGAGGAGACACTGTCTCCTGTCCTGTGAGGAGGGGCCAGATGTTCTTCCCGTCGATCACTCTGTCCTGTGGCACTTTCTGATTGGCTAGTGTCACCACCGTGGTGAACACGTCCATCTGACTGGTGGGCTCCGAGATCTGTGAACCTGCCGGCAGTTTTCTGTCGAATACAAAACATCAGTTTGTCATTTTTATCTCACGTAATActattgactgactgactgacttaaagaatatatttctttgtttttagacattttaaccctctcagcacgagaagccactatcatggctttcccataggacacgagaagccacgatcaggtttaattccggcgggaaattcaaactgactactgtgaaatgggaaatttgg
The sequence above is drawn from the Branchiostoma floridae strain S238N-H82 chromosome 17, Bfl_VNyyK, whole genome shotgun sequence genome and encodes:
- the LOC118404980 gene encoding arylsulfatase D-like; its protein translation is MSKILSDLDYTNLLSWFSYFWVRGRKSRKLPAGSQISEPTSQMDVFTTVVTLANQKVPQDRVIDGKNIWPLLTGQETVSPHEFLFHYCGTWIHAARYRPRQGNSTWKVHFTTPNWTPGTMGCFDTLVCYCYDGYVTHHDPPLLYDIAQDPTEDNLIEISSDKKYQDIVRSIKSGVDAHRRSVSPAPNQFAPLKLMFVPWLQQCCNLPYCSCQEETRGARS